The genomic interval TCTTATCACGCTTGTAGTCCAATCAAGTTCAGTTACGATGGCACTTACTTTGAGTGCACTTCATGCAGGTGCATTAAACTTCCCCCAAGCTGCTGCATTAGTGTTAGGGTCTGAAGCTGGTACTACTATAAAAATTATATTAGGCTCCTTAGGTGGTACTGCTTCCAAAAAAAGGGTTGCCTTAGGCAATTTTTTATTTAATGTAGTCCTCACAATTCTTGCCTTCATTTTTTTGAAACCCATATTATTGTTAATTACTGAAGTTTTTAATTTCAAAGATCCTTTAATCGGTTTAGTTACATTTTCCAGTCTTGTAAATCTATTTGCTATTTTTCTTTTTTTACCATTTCTAAACCCCTATACTAAACTATTAGAATGGTTTTTCAAAGATACAGATGCATCTGCTGCTGCTTTTCTTGGAGATGCAAATGTAAATGAGCCAGAATCATCGTTGGATTTAATTCGAAAAGAAATCGATTATTTTATCCATAATTCCATACTATTTAATATATCACAATTTGAAATTGACACAACTATAATTTCAGAATATCCTGAATTCAATAATAAAAACTTGAAACGAAATTTTTCCGAAAAACTACCTGAAGAAAAGTATCAATTTCTAAAACAACTTCAAGGTGAAATACAAATGTTTTACCTTGCTCTAAGGGTAAAATTACAAGGTGAGTATAATTCGGAATTAAATCAACTAATTTCTGCGGTAAGAAGTGCAATGCATGCCGTAAAAAGTATGAAAGATATTGGAAGTAATATTAATAACTTAATGCGATCTTCTAAAGATATTAAATTTGAATTCTTCTTACATCATCAAAATGAAACTAAAAAATTATATTTCCAATTAAATGAACTCATGCGTAAAGAAAAAACTGCGAATTTTAAAATTTTAAGAAACATTTACAATGATATTCAAAATAACTATAGTACAGCCCTAAATGAATTCTATAAAAAAGCACAAACTGCTCCTTTAGAGGATTTGGACTTAACCACCGCTATTAATTTTAATCGGGAATTATTCACTGCAAACAAAGCCATGTTGATGGCTATTAAGGACTTTCTTTTAGACGAAAAACAAGCAGATGAATTCAATGAGGTTCCAATTTACATGACCTAATATATTATTCCAGAATCAATAAAATAGTTTTACTGAATTTGATAATGAAAATATTAAATATCACAGTTTAAATAATTTGAAAACCTGAGAATTAAGTTTTAAATAATAAATACCAGATGCTAAATTTGAAATTTGAATTATTTGATTCGTAGTTCCATCTAACACTTTTACACCTGCAAATGAAAAAATCTCAAAAAATGATTCTTTTGAAGTTTGTGTAACAAAGATATAATCCTGGGATGGATTTGGATATATTTGAATTTTAAAATTTGTCCCGGAAACTAAATGTGAATCTGTATTCACTACACCACCATATTCAATAGCACCTATTGAACGAGCAGATACTGAAAATGGATTTCCATAAAAATCATACACGGGTTCCGCCACATTTGCAGCATTTGCGATAGCCGAACTTCCAGCTTTTAACGTAAAATCAAAATTACTTGTGTCTTTAAACATAGGACTATTTGAACCAAAATTCATTGGATTACGATCTTTGATTGCATCTAAATCAGGGGTATCCCAATAAGGACCATTAAATGAAGCATTGAAGATACTATAGTAGATGTTTTTAAGAAAGGTAACAGATCCAGTTGCTTGAATACTACCATTAAAATATGCCGAACTGCCAAAAGCAAAAATATTATTTTCAACTCTATTTCTGAAAAGTTTTGGATATAGAACACTTGTGGTAAGAAATCTCAGGGTTGCTTGAGAACAATTATAAAACGTATTATTTACTATTTTACAATCTGTTGCTGAGGATAAGGAAACGCCCCGATATCCTCCTATTACAAGATTCGAATAAAATTTCAAATTTTTTACTTCGAAACTATCATTGACGCAATAAAATTGGGCTCCGGTATCGCCTCCTAATTCAAAAGCTACCCAAGGAGCTTTTGATGCATTCATAAAAATATTCCGCTGCATCGTTATATTCGACGCTCCACCTTTGATATGTCCCCCTGTAAGACAATTTACTATTAAATTTCCACTAATGATACCATCATGACAAACATTAAAATCCATAGCACTACAAACAGGAAAATCCCTAAACACATTATTTGTAACTTCAAAATTATCCACACCACCAAATTTAAAAGCAGCTATCGCTGAAGGATCTGTCACGTCTGAAAAATAACAACTATCTACTTTTATGTTGTTTGATTGAGTGAAACAACTACCACCATTATCCACACTAAAAAGTCTTGCAGGATACTTTACATTAGCTTTAAAATTTAGAAACTCAAATTTGATATACTCGCAACTTACAAACTGCCAACCACCAGAGATATCAATGAGGTCATTCTCAAATCTTCGAATAACAATCCAATTTCCCGGACTTCCTTTCAAAAATGAAATAAGTTGATACCCAGCATATGAACCCTTATGTAAATATACGGTATCTCCCGGATGAATTACACCCGCTTTTACTGCAGGTTCAATATTTGAAAAGGTTTGGCCTGGCCCAAGATGAACCTGAGCATTTATAAAGTTAAAAAAAATAGTACAATACATGGCAATGAATCCTAATTTCATAAATTTGGCAACTTAAATTACAATAAAAAATTTATTCCATTACTTCCTGCTAGTAAAATATACTTCACATTCAACATTTAAAAAATATTCAAATAGCCTCGACGGGACTATAAATAGTTCAACAGAATGAACCCATTTACAGCCTGTAGATCTTTAAATTCTAAATCTAGCTTATTCCTCCTCTAAACTTGTATCGTTTAAAATTTCTTGCCCAAATTGCAGCAAATACCCATTATTATCAAAAATACCAAATTCTCTCATATTCCAATCAAAGTCTTCAATTGGATATGCAATGTAAGTTTGCTCTTTTAGTAATTCCCAAAGTGCATCAATATCTTCAATTACAAAATAAAATGATCCCGTAAATACCGGACCCCCAAAAGGGGTATGTTCATTTGGCCTGGAAACCATGATTTCAATAGCATTGTGATGTAAAACCGCCCAACCCCACTCATCATTGCGATCTGTACAACCAAAACCTAAGACCTCAGTATAAAATGCAATTGTCAAATCCATTTCTGAGGTCCAAATCATTGGAGTCATTTTTTTGAATTTCATATCCTGATTTTTAATGCCTAACAGATAAATTGTTTCCTAATTAACTTTGAAATTAACGGACAAATATAATACCGATACTAAAGAAGAAGCCTCTTTTAATTTAGATTTATAATTCTTGCCTACGTCTGATTTTGCAAGGTTACAAAATATCGAACTGTAAAACTATTGACTAAGGCACAAATCTATTCACCCAAATGTTGCTCCATTTTTTGATTACCCATGATTATACTATCTCTTAAAATATCATTGCAAATTAAAAAGCACAAAAAAGTTGATAGTTATTTGGTTATAACAGACTAAAAGTCAATTGGTTTTTCTAGTATACCCCTGAAGCGTATCAAATATTTTAGAAAAGCCTTCAATATGAAGCTACAAATTCCTTTTATCTACCAATTTAAAAAAAACAAATAAAAATTTACAAATTAACCAGCATAGCAAACACTTTTTTAAATTATTTGCAGCTGAAAATTATTGTTCATTCCAATAAGTATATGGTCAATATATGGACTACTATATAAAATCTATAAGACGCCATGCAATATGCTCAATTTGCTAATTAACAATTTTCCAAACTACTCAATTCCAGAACCCAAATTTGATATTAAAGCAGATTTTCATCAAAATCAATATACAGCTAGTATAGTAAAAAGCTTACATACCTATAAGAAATCTAGTTTCACTAAATCATCAAATAAATCACTATTGATCAGGAATCCAAAAGTTTTAATCTTTCGATAAAATTTTAAAATTAAAAATTCAGAAATCAGCGAAATAACTGCAAAAGGAAAAAAGGAGTATAAGTAGAAAAGACATGCCATCTTAAAAATGAAGAGTGCTGTTTCCTTATGACAAACTATCCCGGTTTCCTAAATTATTACTGTTTATCAGCAAATTTGCCTGCTATATAAGCCATCGGGATATAGGCAACTACCAAATCCAAAACCGTAAACCAAATAGGTGAAGGAAGCATAAAAATATTTGTAATTCCTCCAATCAAGAAAAAAACACCTATACCCATTGCATAGATCATCTTTTGACGAATGGCCATTTTCGCAGCAATAAAGGCACCTACAAAAGTTCCAAAAGCATGAGCCAAAAAAGGAAAGATAAAATGTTTTGGTTGGAATAAATGCATGGATGCTTTTAAGCCCTCCATTGTTGTAACATCAGCTCCGTCAGGAGGCGGTATAATGGAACCACTCACCATGATGAATCCCATATTTACAACACTTCCTAAAATGGCGCCGACTACTACGGCTAAAATGTTTCTTAAAATTGGATTCATAATCAATTAATTATTAGAATAAAGTTTCAAATTTAAAGCAAAGTAATAAAAATATTATATTAATCATTTACTAATAAAATAAGTAATTTTATTGTTTCTTAAATATAAACAATAAAATTAAAGAATCAAGAGTTTGTCAAGCAAAAATAAGATAAAGTTGACAACAACTATCAAGAAATTTTCTTCCACATTTTAAGTTTCTCTCCGAATAAACAATACTGAATTTCAAA from Saprospiraceae bacterium carries:
- a CDS encoding Na/Pi cotransporter family protein, coding for MDIFTNLMKLAGGIGLFLFAMYLLEESLKNLSGRNFKIFLQRITKNRFGAVTGGAIVTAILQSSSMVSLMVLAFVGAGVFTMKNAMSIILGANLGTTIDSWLVATLGFKVNIEVAAYPAVCIGGLLLMLLGHKKSYKYISYFLFGFGLLFIGLSFMKTAMEEQVKAFDFSQYANMSLYVFLIIGFLITLVVQSSSVTMALTLSALHAGALNFPQAAALVLGSEAGTTIKIILGSLGGTASKKRVALGNFLFNVVLTILAFIFLKPILLLITEVFNFKDPLIGLVTFSSLVNLFAIFLFLPFLNPYTKLLEWFFKDTDASAAAFLGDANVNEPESSLDLIRKEIDYFIHNSILFNISQFEIDTTIISEYPEFNNKNLKRNFSEKLPEEKYQFLKQLQGEIQMFYLALRVKLQGEYNSELNQLISAVRSAMHAVKSMKDIGSNINNLMRSSKDIKFEFFLHHQNETKKLYFQLNELMRKEKTANFKILRNIYNDIQNNYSTALNEFYKKAQTAPLEDLDLTTAINFNRELFTANKAMLMAIKDFLLDEKQADEFNEVPIYMT
- a CDS encoding T9SS type A sorting domain-containing protein, with product MKLGFIAMYCTIFFNFINAQVHLGPGQTFSNIEPAVKAGVIHPGDTVYLHKGSYAGYQLISFLKGSPGNWIVIRRFENDLIDISGGWQFVSCEYIKFEFLNFKANVKYPARLFSVDNGGSCFTQSNNIKVDSCYFSDVTDPSAIAAFKFGGVDNFEVTNNVFRDFPVCSAMDFNVCHDGIISGNLIVNCLTGGHIKGGASNITMQRNIFMNASKAPWVAFELGGDTGAQFYCVNDSFEVKNLKFYSNLVIGGYRGVSLSSATDCKIVNNTFYNCSQATLRFLTTSVLYPKLFRNRVENNIFAFGSSAYFNGSIQATGSVTFLKNIYYSIFNASFNGPYWDTPDLDAIKDRNPMNFGSNSPMFKDTSNFDFTLKAGSSAIANAANVAEPVYDFYGNPFSVSARSIGAIEYGGVVNTDSHLVSGTNFKIQIYPNPSQDYIFVTQTSKESFFEIFSFAGVKVLDGTTNQIIQISNLASGIYYLKLNSQVFKLFKL
- a CDS encoding VOC family protein; amino-acid sequence: MIWTSEMDLTIAFYTEVLGFGCTDRNDEWGWAVLHHNAIEIMVSRPNEHTPFGGPVFTGSFYFVIEDIDALWELLKEQTYIAYPIEDFDWNMREFGIFDNNGYLLQFGQEILNDTSLEEE